A stretch of the Streptomyces ortus genome encodes the following:
- a CDS encoding TetR/AcrR family transcriptional regulator, producing the protein MATPDTRTQLLDAAGHLFAENGYRGTSVRAITTLAGANLAAVGYHFGSKAELMAAVVRRAIEPITAAQCAGLDALLARTPDPAVGDLVEAFAGPLFDEMPAGDEGGTRTSRLIMTILSDPADEARSWTGPAEDSVRERYFAAFARVLPGLSQEELAFRMRGILAVTAVDRLQLDQRPSPGCAPPEAGEAARRWALTFLTAALSAPATRM; encoded by the coding sequence GTGGCAACCCCAGACACCCGCACCCAGCTCCTCGACGCGGCCGGGCACCTCTTCGCCGAGAACGGTTACCGCGGCACCTCGGTCCGCGCGATCACCACGCTCGCCGGAGCGAACCTGGCCGCCGTCGGTTACCACTTCGGCTCGAAGGCGGAGCTGATGGCCGCGGTCGTCCGCCGGGCGATCGAGCCCATCACCGCCGCCCAGTGCGCCGGGCTCGACGCACTGCTCGCCCGCACCCCCGACCCGGCGGTCGGCGATCTGGTGGAGGCCTTCGCGGGACCGCTGTTCGACGAGATGCCGGCCGGCGACGAGGGCGGCACCCGGACGTCCCGCCTGATCATGACGATCCTCAGCGACCCGGCCGACGAGGCCCGCAGCTGGACCGGCCCCGCCGAGGACTCGGTCCGCGAGCGCTACTTCGCGGCCTTCGCGCGCGTACTGCCCGGCCTTTCCCAGGAAGAGCTGGCGTTCCGGATGCGGGGAATCCTCGCCGTCACGGCCGTCGACCGTCTCCAGCTCGACCAGCGGCCCTCCCCCGGCTGCGCACCCCCGGAGGCGGGCGAGGCGGCCCGGCGCTGGGCGCTCACGTTCCTG